A stretch of Pygocentrus nattereri isolate fPygNat1 chromosome 8, fPygNat1.pri, whole genome shotgun sequence DNA encodes these proteins:
- the pttg1 gene encoding securin isoform X1: MDAMIYLDQENGRLTARTIKSRQRLQSAPEQLLKTPLHVKKLGAPVQSTRKALGTVNKIVSTPAVSHKGEVHSKPLGTQQCKVPPPPVSEDYPEIEKCFPFNPSDFEVYSVPEEVCLSRFSLAGLGRQQCSIPSLEEDFIMDPCLPPSPLKMPSENLRDDLEAFLETVNELTVDLPPECDY; this comes from the exons ATGGATGCCATGATTTACCTCGACCAAGAAAATGGCAGACTCACAGCTCGAACTATCAAATCTCGCCAGAGACTTCAGTCAGCTCCGG AACAGCTTCTGAAAACTCCACTCCATGTAAAGAAGCTTGGCGCTCCTGTGCAATCAACCCGTAAAGCTTTGGGAACAGTCAACAAGATTGTGTCCACCCCAGCGGTCTCTCATAAGGGTGAAGTGCACAGTAAACCTCTTGGAACACAG caGTGTAAAGTACCCCCTCCGCCTGTTTCTGAAGACTATCCAGAGATTGAGAAATGCTTCCCATTCAACCCAAGtg ACTTTGAAGTATACAGTGTACCCGAGGAAGTCTGCCTCAGTCGCTTCTCATTGGCTGGTTTGGGAAGACAGCAGTGCTCCATACCTTCACTTGAGGAGGATTTTATCATGGATCCATGTTTGCCACCATCACCTCTTAAAATGCCTTCAG AGAACCTCAGAGATGACCTGGAAGCTTTCCTAGAAACCGTCAACGAGCTAACTGTGGACTTGCCTCCTGAGTGTGACTACTAA
- the pttg1 gene encoding securin isoform X2 gives MDAMIYLDQENGRLTARTIKSRQRLQSAPEQLLKTPLHVKKLGAPVQSTRKALGTVNKIVSTPAVSHKGEVHSKPLGTQCKVPPPPVSEDYPEIEKCFPFNPSDFEVYSVPEEVCLSRFSLAGLGRQQCSIPSLEEDFIMDPCLPPSPLKMPSENLRDDLEAFLETVNELTVDLPPECDY, from the exons ATGGATGCCATGATTTACCTCGACCAAGAAAATGGCAGACTCACAGCTCGAACTATCAAATCTCGCCAGAGACTTCAGTCAGCTCCGG AACAGCTTCTGAAAACTCCACTCCATGTAAAGAAGCTTGGCGCTCCTGTGCAATCAACCCGTAAAGCTTTGGGAACAGTCAACAAGATTGTGTCCACCCCAGCGGTCTCTCATAAGGGTGAAGTGCACAGTAAACCTCTTGGAACACAG TGTAAAGTACCCCCTCCGCCTGTTTCTGAAGACTATCCAGAGATTGAGAAATGCTTCCCATTCAACCCAAGtg ACTTTGAAGTATACAGTGTACCCGAGGAAGTCTGCCTCAGTCGCTTCTCATTGGCTGGTTTGGGAAGACAGCAGTGCTCCATACCTTCACTTGAGGAGGATTTTATCATGGATCCATGTTTGCCACCATCACCTCTTAAAATGCCTTCAG AGAACCTCAGAGATGACCTGGAAGCTTTCCTAGAAACCGTCAACGAGCTAACTGTGGACTTGCCTCCTGAGTGTGACTACTAA
- the LOC108427849 gene encoding gamma-aminobutyric acid receptor subunit pi, translated as MMLIPVLACLGLLITSANCEKGIHGIHFGEWNESQLQPTIQKLMKGYNRYLRPNFNGGPVEIGMSLDIASIDAISEINMDYTATIFLRQRWRDSRLIFPGNESLSLDGRLVSLLWIPDTFIPDSKRSFLHDVTVDNRLIRIFSNGTVLYALRITATIGCNMDLTKYPMDRQVCTLQLESWGYNLQDVVFYWTRGNDSVKGLDTLRLAQYSVESYYTSVSEAVYETGYYPKLVLYFSLRRNVLFFILETYVPSTLLVVLSWVSFWISQSSVPARTCIGVTTVLTMTTLMMGARTSLPNANCFIKAIDVYLGICFTFIFGALLEYACAHFCTMQHQTIIDVQRELLKDFDESNGNGSIQLVTSTTPNKGLNQETQEEMTDQPVQPEGAEQTETKQGNSCGLSSVKQVSRRAVSMMSVENPHNIDRHARTLFPMAFLLVNIFYWLYYLFI; from the exons ATGATGCTTATTCCAGTTCTCGCCTGCTTGGGCCTCCTTATAACTTCTGCAAACTG TGAGAAAGGCATTCACGGGATTCATTTCGGAGAATGGAACGAGTCTCAGCTGCAGCCCACCATCCAGAAATTGATGAAAGGCTACAATCGCTACCTGAGGCCGAATTTCAATG GTGGCCCTGTTGAAATCGGGATGAGTCTGGATATTGCCAGCATTGATGCCATCTCAGAGATCAATATG GACTATACAGCTACTATATTCCTGAGGCAGCGTTGGCGGGACTCGCGGTTGATATTCCCCGGAAATGAAAGCTTGAGCTTGGATGGACGTCTGGTTTCTCTGCTTTGGATCCCCGACACCTTCATTCCTGATTCCAAACGTTCTTTCCTTCATGACGTCACTGTGGATAACAGACTCATCCGAATCTTCAGCAATGGCACTGTACTCTATGCTCTGCG AATCACAGCTACCATTGGCTGCAACATGGACCTGACCAAGTACCCAATGGACAGACAAGTGTGCACCCTGCAGCTGGAGAGCT GGGGCTATAATCTGCAGGATGTAGTGTTTTATTGGACTCGAGGGAATGACTCAGTCAAGGGTTTGGACACTCTCCGTCTGGCTCAGTACAGTGTGGAGAGCTACTACACCTCTGTGTCTGAGGCAGTGTATGAGACAG GTTATTACCCAAAGCTGGTGCTGTACTTTTCTCTACGCAGGAATGTTTTATTCTTCATCCTGGAGACATATGTGCCTTCCACTCTGTTGGTGGTTCTGTCCTGGGTATCTTTCTGGATCAGCCAGTCTTCAGTTCCTGCTCGTACTTGCATTG GGGTGACCACTGTTCTAACAATGACAACGCTGATGATGGGTGCCAGGACCTCACTCCCCAATGCCAACTGCTTCATCAAGGCCATAGATGTCTACCTTGGCATATGCTTTACTTTCATCTTTGGAGCCCTGCTGGAGTACGCCTGTGCCCATTTCTGTACCATGCAGCACCAAACAATTATAGACGTACAAAGA GAGCTGCTGAAGGACTTTGATGAGTCGAACGGCAATGGCTCCATCCAGTTAGTTACTTCCACAACACCCAACAAGGGCCTGAATCAAGAAACTCAGGAGGAGATGACTGACCAGCCTGTGCAACCAGAAGGAGCTGAGCAAACAGAGACGAAGCAAGGGAACAGCTGTGGGCTGTCCTCTGTTAAGCAGGTGTCACGCAGAGCAGTGTCCATGATGAGTGTCGAAAATCCTCACAACATCGATAGGCATGCGCGCACCTTGTTTCCCATGGCATTTCTTCTGGTCAATATCTTTTACTGGCTGTATTACCTGTTCATTTAA